Proteins found in one Miscanthus floridulus cultivar M001 chromosome 4, ASM1932011v1, whole genome shotgun sequence genomic segment:
- the LOC136548993 gene encoding uncharacterized protein: MGHVKLGAGGRGALRADGQGAMGAGVRVRGGASVLESRRIGQATSVSRRGLIRPGQPQTQPLRSRGFPRPPPPGASTTAACLCPTDIPPPGAVPLSHGRPSPATSLHGVAPHRHHPSPVDSHEHRRCIAACIVNGTYAMESDEHMNRTHTGEALAPAWWKSFNFRRLKTLRYECECLLCETKTRLSSSFGAHRPCSIYGAILEHVPPAAGALRHPSAPRYIVAFRGTILRRHQHQHEQQHQHTVFCDMHLNLRILVNKQHGCGRFRDARKEVGRLLDSVADGSHVAPAAVWLVGHSLGASIALNVGRDMATKGCYLPTLLFNPPQVSLAPSMLPQALRRVAKRVVYPTSYAVKAALGSTAKF; this comes from the exons ATGGGGCACGTCAAGCTGGGGGCCGGTGGACGGGGCGCGCTCAGGGCCGACGGTCAGGGCGCGATGGGGGCGGGGGTGCGAGTGCGGGGTGGGGCGAGCGTCCTTGAATCGAGGCGGATAGGGCAGGCTACGAGTGTGAG CCGCCGCGGGCTCATCCGCCCCGGTCAGCCCCAGACACAGCCGCTCCGGTCAAGAGGTTTCCCGCGACCGCCGCCGCCAGGCGCATCCACCACAGCTGCTTGCCTATGCCCGACGGACATCCCTCCACCTGGCGCAGTGCCCCTCTCCCACGGACGGCCCTCTCCGGCAACATCCCTCCATGGCGTCGCCCCTCACCGGCATCACCCCTCTCCCGT GGACAGCCACGAGCACCGCCGCTGCATCGCCGCCTGCATCGTTAATGGGACTTACGCCATGGAGAGCGACGAGCACATGAACAGGACGCACACCGGCGAGGCGCTCGCGCCGGCATGGTGGAAGAGCTTCAACTTCCGCCGGCTCAAAACGCTCAGGTACGAATGCGAGTGCTTGCTCTGCGAGACCAAGACCAGGCTGTCCTCCTCCTTCGGAGCCCACCGGCCATGCTCCATCTACGGAGCCATCCTAGAGCACGTGCCCCCGGCCGCCGGCGCGCTCCGCCACCCGTCGGCTCCACGCTACATCGTGGCGTTCCGGGGAACCATTCTCCGgcggcaccagcaccagcacgagCAGCAGCATCAGCACACGGTTTTCTGCGACATGCACCTGAACCTCCGGATACTCGTCAACAAGCAGCACGGCTGCGGCCGCTTCCGCGACGCCCGTAAAGAGGTCGGCAGACTcctggactccgtcgccgacggCAGCCATGTTGCCCCCGCCGCCGTCTGGCTCGTGGGCCACTCGCTCGGCGCGTCCATCGCGCTGAACGTGGGGCGCGACATGGCCACCAAGGGGTGCTACCTCCCGACGCTCCTCTTCAACCCGCCGCAGGTGTCGCTGGCGCCCAGCATGCTGCCGCAGGCCCTGCGGAGGGTCGCCAAGAGGGTCGTGTACCCGACGAGCTACGCCGTGAAGGCGGCGCTGGGGTCCACGGCAAAGTTTTAA